Proteins encoded by one window of Vitis riparia cultivar Riparia Gloire de Montpellier isolate 1030 chromosome 11, EGFV_Vit.rip_1.0, whole genome shotgun sequence:
- the LOC117924995 gene encoding homoserine kinase gives MPLNPRTHALFSAGAEAQMAICFQSPSKPTCISPSSNHYRPNLHARSFRCNFSKTLTADPQPVFTSVKSFAPATVANLGPGFDFLGAAVDGIGDFVSLRVDPDVRPGEISIVDIDGVGNSATKLSKNPLWNCAGIAAISVMKMLGVRSVGLSLSLEKGLPLGSGLGSSAASAAAAAVAVNEIFGRKLGVDDLVLAGLDSEAKVSGYHADNVAPALMGGFVLIRSYDPLELIPLTFPSDKELFFVLVNPEFEAPTKKMRAALPSEIGMSDHVWNCSQAAALVASILQGDLRGLGKALSSDRIVEPRRAPLIPGMEGVKKAALEAGAFGCTISGAGPTAVAITDDEEKGRDIGERMVEAFLEDGKLKAVAMVKQLDRVGARLMSSNLR, from the coding sequence ATGCCGTTAAACCCCAGAACTCATGCTCTTTTCTCTGCAGGTGCAGAAGCTCAAATGGCGATTTGCTTCCAATCCCCCTCAAAACCCACTTGCATTTCTCCCTCATCAAACCATTACAGACCCAATCTTCATGCTCGGTCCTTCAGATGCAACTTCTCTAAAACACTAACTGCTGATCCTCAACCAGTTTTCACCTCTGTGAAGTCCTTCGCACCCGCAACCGTTGCTAACCTCGGTCCCGGTTTCGATTTCCTCGGTGCTGCTGTTGATGGTATCGGCGATTTCGTCTCCCTTCGCGTGGATCCTGATGTTCGGCCCGGGGAGATTTCGATTGTCGATATCGATGGTGTTGGGAATAGCGCCACGAAGCTCAGTAAAAATCCCCTCTGGAACTGCGCCGGCATTGCCGCTATCTCCGTCATGAAAATGCTCGGAGTCCGATCGGTGGGGCTGTCCCTTTCCCTCGAGAAGGGGTTGCCATTGGGAAGTGGACTTGGGTCGAGCGCCGCCAGTGCCGCCGCGGCTGCTGTGGCGGTGAATGAGATTTTTGGGCGGAAATTGGGAGTTGATGACCTTGTCCTTGCTGGGCTTGACTCGGAAGCTAAAGTTTCGGGTTATCACGCGGACAATGTGGCGCCGGCTCTTATGGGAGGATTCGTGTTGATTCGGAGTTATGATCCTTTGGAGTTGATTCCTTTGACGTTTCCGAGCGACaaggagttgttttttgtgttggTGAATCCGGAATTTGAAGCTCCCACCAAGAAAATGCGGGCGGCATTGCCGTCGGAGATCGGGATGTCTGATCACGTGTGGAATTGTAGCCAGGCCGCTGCATTGGTAGCCTCGATTTTGCAAGGAGATTTGAGGGGGTTGGGCAAGGCATTGTCCTCCGACAGAATTGTGGAGCCAAGGAGGGCACCCTTGATCCCTGGGATGGAAGGGGTGAAAAAGGCTGCTCTTGAGGCTGGTGCATTTGGCTGTACAATTAGTGGAGCAGGGCCGACTGCAGTTGCAATTACAGATGACGAAGAGAAGGGAAGGGATATTGGAGAACGGATGGTAGAAGCTTTCTTGGAGGACGGGAAGTTGAAGGCTGTAGCAATGGTGAAGCAACTCGATAGGGTTGGTGCTAGGCTTATGAGTAGCAACCtcagatga
- the LOC117924758 gene encoding uncharacterized mitochondrial protein AtMg00810-like: MGIVVLLVYVDDIVIIGSDSALLGQLKTHLSESFHMKDFVSLTYSLGLEVHHSPSGIFLNQHKYANYLVATAGLQGATSVDTPMELNVKLRKEEDDLLVDPSLYRKLVGSLVYLTITKSNISFVVQQVSQFLQTPRHLHLAVVCRIIRYVQGTSTRGLFFPASNSTRLAAYSDADWVGCVDTRHSITGWCVFLGDALISWKSKKQNGVSKSSTESEYWAMSLACSEIIWLRGLLAELDFAETDPTPLHADNTSVIQITANPVYHERTKHIEVDCHYIRETFEARVITLPHISTGLTNC, encoded by the coding sequence ATGggtattgttgttcttttggtttatgttgatgatattgtgatCATTGGTTCCGATTCTGCTTTACTTGGTCagctcaaaactcatctctctgagtcctttcatatgaaagatTTTGTGTCTCTCACATATTCTCTTGGTCTTGAGGTGCATCATAGTCCCTCTGGTATTTTCCTCAATCAACATAAGTATGCAAATTACTTGGTGGCTACAGCTGGTCTACAAGGGGCTACTTCTGTTGATACTCCCATGGaattaaatgtcaagcttcGCAAAGAGGAGGACGACTTACTTGTTGATCCCAGTTTATACAGGAAGTTGGTGGGTAGCCTTgtttatctcaccattactaaATCGAACATTTCTTTTGTTGTACAGCAAGTCAGCCAGTTCCTTCAGACTCCTCGTCATCTTCATTTGGCTGTTGTCTGTAGGATCATACGCTATGTTCAAGGCACTTCTACTCGTGGCTTGTTCTTCCCTGCAAGCAATTCTACTCGCCTTGCTGCTTatagtgatgctgattgggtCGGTTGTGTGGATACCCGTCATTCCATCACTGGTTGGTGTGTGTTCTTAGGTGATGCATTGatatcttggaaaagtaagaagcaaaacgGAGTCTCTAAGTCATCTACGGAATCTGAGTATTGGGcgatgtctcttgcttgttctgaaatcatttggcttcgagGTTTGCTAGCGGAGTTAGATTTTGCTGAGaccgatcctacacctctacatgCCGATAATACAAGTGTTATTCAGATCACGGCCAATcctgtctatcatgagcgcacaaagcatattgaagtggactgtcACTATATCCGTGAAACCTTTGAAGctcgtgttatcactcttccacatatttccactgGACTTACAAATtgttga